In the genome of Streptacidiphilus rugosus AM-16, the window AGGTCGTTGTAAAGCTGGGAGAATCTGACCGGCTTGACCTGATATGTCACGAACTCCGCCAGTTGTTCTGAGGGTGCGTCCGGGCGGCCGAGGGACGTGAGCAGGATGAGTGGGAGCTTGCCCCGGTCACGGTAGCGCCGGATCTCCTGGGACAGCATGATCCCGTCCATTCCTGGCATCTGCATGTCGAGCACGCCCACGTCGAAGGGGTCGCCCCGACGGATCCATTCCAGGGCCTCCTGCTGGGAGCCCGTCGCGCGGACCACCATGCCCCAAGCGGTGCCCTGGTGGGTGAGGATCATCCGGTTGGTCGGGTTGTCGTCGACCGCGAGCATCCGCTTGCCGCTGAGTTCGATGAGCGAGGTGACCTGACGTATCCTCAAGTTCTGGGGAACCTCCGGGACCCGGATCGTGAAGTGGAAGGTCGAGCCGACCCCGACCTCGCTCTCCACCCGCATGTCTCCCCCCATGGCCCCGGCGAGCCGATGGCTGATCGCGAGACCGAGGCCGGTGCCGCCGAAGCGGCGCGTCGTGGAACTGTCCGCCTGCTCGAACGGCTGGAAGAGTGCACCGATGCGGTCGGCGGGGATGCCGATACCGGTGTCGCGCACCGTGAAGTGCAGGAGGAGGAGGCCCTCGTCGTCGCTGGACGGCTCCCGGTTCACCGTCAGCACGATTTCCCCGCTCTCGGTGAACTTCACCGCGTTGCCCAGGAGGTTGATGATGATCTGGGACAGGCGGACGGGGTCGCTCATGATTTCGTCGGGCATCTGGGGGCCGATGAAGTACGCGAGGTCCAGGGTTCCCTTCTCGGTCGCCCTGGGCATGATCACATCGAAGGCCGATTCGATGCATTCGCGCAGATCGATCGGCTTGCTCTCCAGAACGAGCTTGTCGGCCTCGAATTTCGAGAAGTCCAGGATGTCGTTGATGATGGCCAGCAGGTTCTCGCCGCTGTTCTGCACGATCTTCGCGAAGTTCCGCTGCTCGCTCGTCAGGTCGGTTTCCAGCAGGAACTCGGTCATCCCGATGACGGCGTTCATCGGGGTGCGGATCTCATGGCTCATCGTGGCAAGGAAGATGCTCTTCGCCTGGCTGGCGCTCTCGGCCGCATCCTTGGCCAGCCTGAGCGCTGAGGCGGCACGCTCGCGCTCCAGCACGCGTCCCAGCTGCGCCCCGAGATTGAGCAGCAGAGTCAAGGTGGCCTCGTCCGGAGCGGGGGCCTTCAGGGTCAGGAAGTCGAGGACGACGGGGATCTCCACGCCGACCGCCACCGGGAGGGCAAGCCGCCCGGTGACGCCGGCGTGGTGGGCCAGGGCGCTGGTGCCGTCGGAATCGTCTGCCGCGTCGGCCAGCCATGCCGGGCGGCCGGTCGTCCGTACGGTGGTGGGAAGGCCGTTCGGCGTCCGGCGGACAAGGGCGGCGACGGCCCGCACCTTCGTGGTGGCTCCGGCGTCGTCGAGATAACGGATGGGGGAGTGGGTCAGGACGTGACCGTCGTCACGGCTGTGGCGCAGTGCCGACGGCACCTGCCAGGCCTGCCCGACCGGCCAGTCCATGCTGCCGGCGATGAGGGACAGGACCATGCCGAGGGCCTCGTCCCAGTCCGCCGCCTCGTTCGCGGTGGCGGAGACCCGCTGGAGCAGGCTGAGGGAGGCGTTGCGTTCGTGCAGCTCGGCGGTCCGGTCCTGAACCTGTTGTTCCACGGCCGCGTAGCTGTCCTGCAAACGGTCGGCCATGGTGTTGAAGCCCACGGCGAGTTCGCCGATCTCGTCCTGGCTCCGGACTGCCGCGCGCCGGCTGAGGTCGCCGGTCGCCAGCGCGTGGCTGGCGCCGGCCACGGTGGCGACGTTGCGCGAGATCCGCCGGGCAAGGGCCAGAGTAAGGCCGATGATCATGGCGAAGACGAACGCGAGGCTGGCCAGCACCAGGAGGTTGCGTTGCTCCAGGCCGTGCTGGCGGGCGTGGAGCATGGTGCTCTCCTGGTCGAACAACGAGCGCCACAGCGCGTTGTTCGCTGTCAGCGCGGCGGTGGTCTGCGTGGTGTAGACCCCTGGCGGAAGGGCGATCGTGCCGGCGGCGACGATCTGCTGGTCGGAAGTTGCGACCACGGTGCGAACGGTCTGGGTCGCGGCGGTCAGGAGCGGGGCGAGGGTTGGCTGCAGGGCGGTGTTGTGGTTGAACGCCGCGGTGTCGGAGAAGGCCCGGTGCAAGGAGTCGTCGAGCTGTGCGACGTTCTGGGCGAGCACGCTGCTGGCCTGGGAGACCTCGATCCGGTCGGAGGTCGAGGCGCGGTGCCGGGCGAGGATCGGGGCGGCCGAGTCGCCGATCGCGTGGAGCTGGTTGACCAGCGCCGGTTCCCACAGCAGCAGCCCGGTCATCGTGTAGTACGTGTCGAGATCGGGGTCGAGGATGAGCTTGGAGGAGTCCCCGACGTAGGAGTAGAGCCCG includes:
- a CDS encoding hybrid sensor histidine kinase/response regulator, with the protein product MMTASGAGAGHVPGEVGPHRKPGRRFRLRLRHKLMAICLAFVVPVGLAAAALANQQNVRIDFAASELQGIDYLRPLSALVEEASVHRTLDHGQLAGSSVAASQLQANTAALDSGFNQLLTVDARLQQPLRTTADVLDAKGQGALVPSRLAAQWAQLKATPPGTAGASDTQNGQLVTNLLGLYSYVGDSSKLILDPDLDTYYTMTGLLLWEPALVNQLHAIGDSAAPILARHRASTSDRIEVSQASSVLAQNVAQLDDSLHRAFSDTAAFNHNTALQPTLAPLLTAATQTVRTVVATSDQQIVAAGTIALPPGVYTTQTTAALTANNALWRSLFDQESTMLHARQHGLEQRNLLVLASLAFVFAMIIGLTLALARRISRNVATVAGASHALATGDLSRRAAVRSQDEIGELAVGFNTMADRLQDSYAAVEQQVQDRTAELHERNASLSLLQRVSATANEAADWDEALGMVLSLIAGSMDWPVGQAWQVPSALRHSRDDGHVLTHSPIRYLDDAGATTKVRAVAALVRRTPNGLPTTVRTTGRPAWLADAADDSDGTSALAHHAGVTGRLALPVAVGVEIPVVLDFLTLKAPAPDEATLTLLLNLGAQLGRVLERERAASALRLAKDAAESASQAKSIFLATMSHEIRTPMNAVIGMTEFLLETDLTSEQRNFAKIVQNSGENLLAIINDILDFSKFEADKLVLESKPIDLRECIESAFDVIMPRATEKGTLDLAYFIGPQMPDEIMSDPVRLSQIIINLLGNAVKFTESGEIVLTVNREPSSDDEGLLLLHFTVRDTGIGIPADRIGALFQPFEQADSSTTRRFGGTGLGLAISHRLAGAMGGDMRVESEVGVGSTFHFTIRVPEVPQNLRIRQVTSLIELSGKRMLAVDDNPTNRMILTHQGTAWGMVVRATGSQQEALEWIRRGDPFDVGVLDMQMPGMDGIMLSQEIRRYRDRGKLPLILLTSLGRPDAPSEQLAEFVTYQVKPVRFSQLYNDLCHTLRAGELEHEMEQELESRPQHGHTAPERTPLVPLRILLAEDNDVNRQLAVRMLAKIGYTADVVADGEQALAALAGQSYDVVLMDVQMPLMDGLEASRRIHQNWPAGQRPRIIALTANAMPEDRDQCMAAGMDDYLSKPLHVGELAAALSRCVQLAPRDVRHHDASDRREAAGEGPLDQEAVRQLVESLDRGFVVDLIEAFREDSPTLMTDLHDSLTDHDAATFRRAAHTLKSHGNTFGFRRLVPLCQAAEDLGASGSVDSAGPLVAQLESEYLKARQALETLQTELRNDHK